In Natranaerobius thermophilus JW/NM-WN-LF, the genomic stretch ACCCATAAATCTTTAATAAAAAAGTTCCTCAAATATGGACTCTAATATAAACCCTCAATAATTCCCTTGCCGCACCCCATCATATTTCCTTGTTACTTTTATTATATTTAATACACTTCTTCCCCTTCTTTATTGGATAGCGAATAGAATGCATGGTACAAGCTAACCAGCAGAAATGTGGTTACCAATCCATAAAGTAGTGGAATCACAAACATGCTAATTGCCATAGGAAGCATATTAAACACCATACCTACAAGTATTGTCAAAACTCCTATGGCTACAAATGAAGCCACATAAGTGAGTATTTTCAGTTTATTTTTAGAAACTTTCCTGATTGATCTACCTATGGCATCTGTTAACTTATCCATACTAGAACCCTCTACAAGCTCGAATTCGACAAAAATCAAGAAAAAAGCCAATAAAAATCCAAACAAATGATATAGTTGGCCAATAAACTCGACCTGGGCAGGGAAAATGCCACCCAGTATAACAGCGATCAATCCGAAAAGAATGGACAAAAGAAATATCGCCACAGCTAATAACAAGAAGAATCCGAGAAATTTTAAAAACAACTTCTTGCCATAGGCAAAAAACGCACTGGCCTGGGGAGATTTTCCCTCGGAGATAGCATCACGAACTATTCCCAAATAAGCCGGTGCCAAAAAAATTGATAATATAAAAATGAAAATTGTTGTACCAAGTATAATCACGGCAGTTGCCATGGTCTCAGTTTGATTTTCCGTGATATCTCCTTCTTCACCGGGTTGTGGTTCTAAAAAAGCCCCTTCATTCAAAGGCGTTCCTCCAGGTGGAGATTCGGGAAATGCAAAATAGCCGAACTGTTCAAATAAATATTCCACACTCATATCTTCAAAACTGGGATAAAAGGTATCTATATTTAAAAACAATGGTAACTGTATGATATTCAAAAGTATAATCAAAACCAGTGCAAATACTATTAACCCAGGATAACTCCTAAGAGTATCGTAAGACTTGGAAAACATCTTACTTATCGACACAGAAAGCACCTCCAATTATCAAAATCCCCGCATCATAGGAATCTAAACGACTCCTAATAACGCGGGGATTATTCTGCTTATTCTACACTTAATTTTATTTTCGTTATAATCAGTAGATACCTCTTACTCTTCAATAGTGATCTCTTGGGTTGTTTCATCGTAGTCTACATAAGCATCATAGGCCTCTGCAAAAAATCTAATTGGAAGCAAAGTCCTTCCTGAATCGTCATCAACAAAGGGTGCTGTATCCATTTCTAAATCTTCATCGTTTACTTGAGCTGTTTTTTCTTCCAGATAGAAAACAACTGTCCTATCATCTCTCATGGCTGTTACAGATTGATCACTTTCATCATATTCCACATAGGCTCCCAGAGCTTCTCCGATAGCTCTAAAGGGTAGGAAAGTTCTACCTTCAATGGCATGAGGTGCTATTTCTAAAGCTTCATCCTCACCATCTACTGTGTAGTTTTCATCATCCAAATTCATGATAATTTCCTTGCTTGGTTCTGGCTCTGGTTTTTCTTCCTCTTCTTCTTTTTCTAATACAACTGCTTCTTCCATATCATCATCTATTGAAATGGAGTCTTCATAACTATCATAGCCATCAGCTTCAACTGTGTATCTATAAAATCCTGATTCGATTTCACTAATTTCAGCGTAACCGATCATGTCAGTTTCATAGTCCTGGCCATCGATTTCTACTTCTGCATCTTCAATGACACTTCCATCCTGATCTTCCACGACAATAGTCAGGTCGAACTTTTCTTCTTCTTCCTCTTCTGTAAATTCTAATTCAAAACTTCTCCCAAACCCTTGATCAGTAATAACTCTTAGGTCATAGACATCATAATCATCGGCCTCCACAGAGAAAGTGGCACGGCCAGAATCAAAATCTTCTTCATCATAAACTGAAATATCATCAGGTGTAATTAAACGATAACCTTCTTCTCCGATAGCTCTTCTGCCATCTTCGTCAATAAAGGTCATCTCAACTTCGCCGAACAGGTTTCCTTCTTCAATATCCGGTTCCACTTCTATCTCTACCGCTTCACCCGATACTGATAAAGTAGCGGTATCTTCATACCCTTCTTCGTCATGATATGCACTAATTTTTGTCTCTCCACCGTCTCGAATATTTATTTCACCGGAAGTACTGCCGATTCTTGCTACCGAGATGCTGTCCGAGGTAAAAACAATATCCTCATCATCAGAGTCGTATTCTTTTTTCAGTCCATCATCATCTACTAAATATACTGTGGCATACATATCTTCATCGTCGTCTTCGTCCAATAGAGCCACTTCTTGGCTCAGTTCCAGTTCAATATCGTCAAGTTCGCCAAATTCCGATACGGTTACATCTACTATGGATCTAAGAGTAGTACCAGTAACCCTACCTTCTATTTCATAGTCCCCGGTCAGGTCAATTCTATCTTGATCCACAGTTACTTCAAACATCTGATAAGTGTCATCATCTTCATCTCGCACATCAGATAGCGAGACCTCACGATCATCTTCTGTGTAAGTATCACCATCGGGATCAGTTACTTCAATGGAAATTTCATCATCTTCAGTAACTTTGTTGTCATATTCATCATAAATGGCAAAGTAAACTTTAAATTCATCCTGACCATCTTCCACGAATTTAGTATCTCGATAGGCCTCTATACCGTCTATATCACCTACTTCATCGATCCGAACGCGTCGCTCATTGGAGTAAACATCATCTTCTCCACCTTCATATATTGCTCTGTACCAAAAGTCGCCTCGCTCGGTCTTATTCAACCTGAGCTCTGCAATTCCATCTTCATCGGTTTCAATAGTTTCTATTTCTTCAAAGTCTTCGCCGTCCTCTTCTTCTTCAATGATAATATCCAAATCTTCACTGGCCTCGAAGTTACCATCCAAGGCCTCTACAGTCAGAATATAATCTTCGCCGACTCGCGGACGTCGCTCGTCTACATCCAATTCCAGATCTGTTACTTCGTCTGAAAGAAAGTTTATTTCCCGTGTTCCCCTTCTTACAGTTCTAATCATTTCTCGATCATCATCATCCCACTCACCAATTTCAATAGTGGCTTCACCGGGGATTTCACTAGTAACTTCAAAGATAACTTCACCATCATCATTAGTGGTTGCATCTATTTCCCAAACTTCCCTATTTTCTTCTCTAGCCCTTCCTCGGATATCATCATCCAGTTCTAGATTTTCAGTATCTCTATCTGAACTCACATGAAATACTACGTCTTCATCTTCCAGTACTGATCCGTCAGATTCTCTGAATCTGACTACGAACTCTGCACCTTCATCACCTGTTTGTGGGTCTTCAGGTAATACGTCCCGGACCCTACTAGCGGCAAAACTAAAGTCGCCCAAGCTTTGTCCCATGGCAACTCCACTGGCCATGGTCAATATTATGGCTGGTGCTAAAATCCAAGCTATTACATTGAAAACAGATTGTTTCGCTCCATTCTGATTCATACCCTACTCCTCCTTATTTTTTACTAGTTATTGAAAAGTGGCCCCCAAAACACAGGCCTATTAAATAATTGCAAATCTTTTAGGTTTTCATAGCGACTTTCCTCTTGTGGTTCTACACTTTCCATAGCTTCAAAATCTTCTTTAAGCTCCTGGTCTAGTTCATCATCGGCTTTTTCTACCTGAATATTGATGGGATCGTCAATTAGATCCACAACACTTTCACCATCAAAATTACTGCCTACTTTTAGCTCAAATTCTCCTTCTTCCAAGCTATCAACTGATAAACTTACATAACCGCTTTCATCAACTTTTTCTTTAAATTTCCAAATGTTATTGTTTCTATACGGCGGATCCGCTTCTTTGACTGGCGGTAATTTTCCGTCAATTATTTCAGGATTCAGAAAAATATATTCAAAATCCCGATCTGTTTGAACATAAAACTCCACTTGTTCGCCTTCTTCTAAAGATTCTCTACCTGCTTTAAATTCAATTTTGACCTCTGCGCCTTTACGCAATCCTTTCTCTGCCTGCTCTATGGTTCGGTCTTTTACTTCCAAAGAACTCGCACCACTACTGTAATCAGCAATTTTCCTACCGTAATAAACTTCAATATCTTTATGATCATCCATAGTTAAAGTCAACTCTTCGTCAACATATTCTACATCGTTTATTAATATATATTGAACGCGCCAGTCGGCACCTGGTTCTAAATCAAGTTTCACCTCTTGACCTTTTTCAAAAGTGTTTGAATAACTTCTATTCACTTCTTCACCATTTACGTATAAGCTACCGTTACCAATACAACCTATATTTAAATCGAAGGTATCATCGTCTTCTGAAATACTCACTGGAATAGAAACATCAGAATCACGGACCTGAAATGTTCCCTGGGCCGTTCTAAACTCATCTTTTTTAACTTCGTATTCGTAAATACCGGGAGTGATATCCTCAAAAACTGCCTTTCCTTCTGAACAAGTAGTTTTTTCTCTATCTTTTAAGATAACGGTGGCATTCTCCAAGGCCTCACCATCTTCTTTTGCTTGAAAAGTTACTTCATTTTCTTTATCCATAGCTACAGCTGTTCCCGTAAGCAATGCGGTAACAAGTATCATAACTAGTGCAGCAGCTAATTTTCTGCTTACACAGGACATGGGGCTCTCCCCTCCTTTTAGTTGATATTCATTGGCACATGCAGCCCGTTACTGTGTATCCTTCACTCCTGTAATTCCCCGGCCATTGTCTTATATCTAACAAGAAGAGACCGCCTTTCAGGCGGTCTCTTCATATTTATCTGCATTTAGTTAGTTAACGATTCTTTCGATTTCAATTTCTCTAGTGTCTCCATCCCAATCTACATATGCATCAAAAGCTTCAGCTACAAATCTGATTGGTAGTAGAGCTCTACCTGCATCTTCATCAAGTTCAGGAGCAACATCCATGTCAAATCGGTCTCCGTCAACATATGCTGTAGTTGAATCTAGGTAGAATACTGCAGTAGTTCCGTCTAGTTCAGCAGTTACTGATTCGTCGTCTGCGTCCCAATCAACATCTGCGCCTAGTGCTTCACCAACAGCTCTGAATGGTAGGTAAGTTCTGTTGTTAATAATCGCAGGAGTTGCATCCATAGTGTCTACTTCGCCGTCAGTTATGATAGTTTCTGATCCTTCAGTAAGTGTGATGAAGGTTCTTACTTCACCTTCTTCTAAAGTAACAGTTTCTAAAGTGTCTTCTTCAACTTCTACTGTACCTTCGTAAGTTTCAAAGTCTTCTTTAGCAATTGTGTAGTCATATTCGCCAGCTTCTAGTTCAAGTACTGCTTCTCCGTCTTCATCAGTTACTTCTGTCATGTTAGCGATTTCAATTTCAGCGTCTTCTACAGCTACTTCTTCTTCGTCAAACACTTCAAAGATTACTTCGTAAGTAGCTTCTTCAGTGAAGTCAGCTTCGAATGTCTTAGTCAGTCCTCTTTCAGTTACTACTCTGATGTCATATACTTCGTATTCTTCAGCTTCGATTTCGAAAGTAGCTACTCCGTCTTCGAAGTCTTCTACATCACTGTATGAAATATCTGCAGGTGAAATGATGTTGTATTCTTCGTCATCTTCGTCAGCAGTTCTGTATTCGTCTTGGTCGATCATGTACATAGTTACTGTTCCGTCTTTTTCACCTGGCTCGATATCAGTTACGATTTCTAGTCCTTCTGGGTCGTCACCTACGTAGAACTTATCTTCAGCTTCTAGTTCTTCGTCCAAGTGATAAGCAGTGATTGTAGTTTCGCCAGTGTTTTCGTACTTGATAGTAACTTCTGCGTCATATCTGTCAATAGTTGCTACTGAACCTCTGCTTGAGCTAAATACGATGTCATCGTCACTGTCTGCTTCGTATTCTATTTCCATACCTTGTTCGTCGATTAGTGTAACTTCCATGATGTCGTCTGCATCAAATTCGTACTCGTCGCCCTCTTCGTCAACATATTCGTTAAAGTTAACGATTTGAGGATCCATTTCAATTTCCATGTCAACGATTTCGCCAAATTCAGTTACTTTTACGTCAGTGTAAGCTCTGATAGTAGTGCCAGCTTTTTGAGCTCTTACTTCCCACCAGCCTTCTCTATCGTCTTCATCGATGTCTAATTCGTCCATGTCAACTTCTACTTCTAGTGCTTCTTCGTCAGTGCACCAAGTAACGGTTACACCATCATCGTCTTCGTCGTGTCTGTCTCCATCTACGTCAGTTACTCTCACTTCTAATTCACTTGGATTTTCGATATCGTTTCCATGCTCGTCATAAAGGTTGTAATATACTTCAAATTCGTCTTCTTCGATGTCTGCATACTTAGTTTCTCTTTCAGCCTCGATTAGGTCAGCGTCTCCGGATCGGATTCTTACTTTAGTTTCATCCCACTCAACATCTTCGTCATCCATTTCGTCGCTATCCCAATCTTCTGCGATTGCACGGAATTTATATCTACCGGAGTCGTTCATTTCATAGTCTAGTTCAGCTTCGCCATCTTCGTCAGTTTCTACAGTTCCAATGTTATCCCATTCGTCATCATCCCAGCCGTCGTCTTCGCAGTACTCAAGTTTTTCAAATTCTACATCTTCGTCTTCTACTTCCCAGTTTCCTGCTAGTGCAGTTGCAGTTAGCTCAACATCGTCACCAGCATCAAATACTTTGTAGCCATCAAATATTTCGTCATATTCGTCAACTTCTAATTCTACTGCGTCAATATCTTCAGTTGATTCAAATTCGATTGTTACACCATCGATGCTAGTTTCTTCATCTTCGTATTTGTATAAATCAACATCGATATCTCCTGGTACAGTTGAAGTCACAAAGAGGTCAAAGTCGCCATTAACAGCGTCTACTACTACTCTGTATTCTTCGTCATTGATTTTTGTTACGTCTCTTACATCGCCTTTATCTTCATTAATAGCTCCAGAGTCTTCGCTGAATACTACATAAAACTTGTGAGGTCCATATTCTCTGCTTCCGTCTCTGTCACGGAATCTCGCTTCTATTTCAGCACCGTCTTCTTCACCGTCGCCGATTTCAGTATCTTCATCATAGTCTCTGATTTCAGAAGCAAATGCACTGTAGTCAACAAGGTCGTAGTCTACAACTTCAGTCATAATCACAAGTTCTTCGTCCATGTCTTCTTCTACAGTTACAGTACCTTCTGCCTCTCCATATCCTTCTTTGTTAACTGTGTAGTCATGGTCACCTTCTTTTACATCTTCAAATTCTACTTTTCCATCTTCGTCAGTTTCTTTAGTATCTACGTCTTCAAGCTCAACTTCAGCTGCTTCTAAAGCATCGCCATCAGTGTTTACTACATTAAATGGAACGTCGTACTCGCCTGGTAATTCTTCAACAGCTTCAAAGTCAGCACGA encodes the following:
- a CDS encoding copper amine oxidase N-terminal domain-containing protein; amino-acid sequence: MNQNGAKQSVFNVIAWILAPAIILTMASGVAMGQSLGDFSFAASRVRDVLPEDPQTGDEGAEFVVRFRESDGSVLEDEDVVFHVSSDRDTENLELDDDIRGRAREENREVWEIDATTNDDGEVIFEVTSEIPGEATIEIGEWDDDDREMIRTVRRGTREINFLSDEVTDLELDVDERRPRVGEDYILTVEALDGNFEASEDLDIIIEEEEDGEDFEEIETIETDEDGIAELRLNKTERGDFWYRAIYEGGEDDVYSNERRVRIDEVGDIDGIEAYRDTKFVEDGQDEFKVYFAIYDEYDNKVTEDDEISIEVTDPDGDTYTEDDREVSLSDVRDEDDDTYQMFEVTVDQDRIDLTGDYEIEGRVTGTTLRSIVDVTVSEFGELDDIELELSQEVALLDEDDDEDMYATVYLVDDDGLKKEYDSDDEDIVFTSDSISVARIGSTSGEINIRDGGETKISAYHDEEGYEDTATLSVSGEAVEIEVEPDIEEGNLFGEVEMTFIDEDGRRAIGEEGYRLITPDDISVYDEEDFDSGRATFSVEADDYDVYDLRVITDQGFGRSFELEFTEEEEEEKFDLTIVVEDQDGSVIEDAEVEIDGQDYETDMIGYAEISEIESGFYRYTVEADGYDSYEDSISIDDDMEEAVVLEKEEEEEKPEPEPSKEIIMNLDDENYTVDGEDEALEIAPHAIEGRTFLPFRAIGEALGAYVEYDESDQSVTAMRDDRTVVFYLEEKTAQVNDEDLEMDTAPFVDDDSGRTLLPIRFFAEAYDAYVDYDETTQEITIEE
- a CDS encoding carboxypeptidase-like regulatory domain-containing protein, producing the protein MSCVSRKLAAALVMILVTALLTGTAVAMDKENEVTFQAKEDGEALENATVILKDREKTTCSEGKAVFEDITPGIYEYEVKKDEFRTAQGTFQVRDSDVSIPVSISEDDDTFDLNIGCIGNGSLYVNGEEVNRSYSNTFEKGQEVKLDLEPGADWRVQYILINDVEYVDEELTLTMDDHKDIEVYYGRKIADYSSGASSLEVKDRTIEQAEKGLRKGAEVKIEFKAGRESLEEGEQVEFYVQTDRDFEYIFLNPEIIDGKLPPVKEADPPYRNNNIWKFKEKVDESGYVSLSVDSLEEGEFELKVGSNFDGESVVDLIDDPINIQVEKADDELDQELKEDFEAMESVEPQEESRYENLKDLQLFNRPVFWGPLFNN
- a CDS encoding stalk domain-containing protein, whose amino-acid sequence is MSNTLKKTLSLMTTFAMILTLFSGIAIASDDGESDSVAEAVYLEAKEDEIPERHYDELEVELEIDEEYEFNEDFIGSSEAWEFGEELDDEEFTSVEKIADNEVVMTFEDLTLQDGEELEITVEAMAIKGVDGVEEKKATIDVIDPTEYTVTFDITDEEDEALEGVEIDINDDQITTDEDGEATIDLREGEYDYEADKTGYESKTGDVEVDDIRTVDFSLEKDSEVADLIVHEKPETFVVDEDSEITFALVNEAGDVVEEADEKVDFEFTDVPFGSDIADPASGETEEGKITVEITPDVEDQYRLRAEQENHTARADFEAVEELPGEYDVPFNVVNTDGDALEAAEVELEDVDTKETDEDGKVEFEDVKEGDHDYTVNKEGYGEAEGTVTVEEDMDEELVIMTEVVDYDLVDYSAFASEIRDYDEDTEIGDGEEDGAEIEARFRDRDGSREYGPHKFYVVFSEDSGAINEDKGDVRDVTKINDEEYRVVVDAVNGDFDLFVTSTVPGDIDVDLYKYEDEETSIDGVTIEFESTEDIDAVELEVDEYDEIFDGYKVFDAGDDVELTATALAGNWEVEDEDVEFEKLEYCEDDGWDDDEWDNIGTVETDEDGEAELDYEMNDSGRYKFRAIAEDWDSDEMDDEDVEWDETKVRIRSGDADLIEAERETKYADIEEDEFEVYYNLYDEHGNDIENPSELEVRVTDVDGDRHDEDDDGVTVTWCTDEEALEVEVDMDELDIDEDDREGWWEVRAQKAGTTIRAYTDVKVTEFGEIVDMEIEMDPQIVNFNEYVDEEGDEYEFDADDIMEVTLIDEQGMEIEYEADSDDDIVFSSSRGSVATIDRYDAEVTIKYENTGETTITAYHLDEELEAEDKFYVGDDPEGLEIVTDIEPGEKDGTVTMYMIDQDEYRTADEDDEEYNIISPADISYSDVEDFEDGVATFEIEAEEYEVYDIRVVTERGLTKTFEADFTEEATYEVIFEVFDEEEVAVEDAEIEIANMTEVTDEDGEAVLELEAGEYDYTIAKEDFETYEGTVEVEEDTLETVTLEEGEVRTFITLTEGSETIITDGEVDTMDATPAIINNRTYLPFRAVGEALGADVDWDADDESVTAELDGTTAVFYLDSTTAYVDGDRFDMDVAPELDEDAGRALLPIRFVAEAFDAYVDWDGDTREIEIERIVN